The genomic DNA CCTGGATCTCTACCGCCATTTGCACGGCATCGTTCAAACGGCACAGAGCGCATTGGTCGAAAACATTTCGGTCTCGCTGAGCGCTCTCGATGAGGAACTCATCATTGATGCAGACGCCGATCAGCTTGAACGGGCATTGAGCGCGCTGCTCGCCAACTCGGTCGAAGCAATCGATGGTCACGACGGCGCAATTGCCGTCAAGATGGACAAGGTCTGGCTCGATCCGGCGCTCATTCCGAATGTGCGCGGTGCAAAAGGCGCGGCTGCGGGAACCTACGCCATGGTGGAAGTCCGCGACGATGGGTCGGGCATGAGCGAACAGATTCGCGACGCGGCATTCGAGCCCTTTGTGACAACCCGGGAGGAGGGGCGCGGCCTGGGACTGCCGGCGCTGGTGGGCATCATGAAGGCCCACCAGGGACTCGCCACGCTGGAGAGCACTCCGGGGGAGGGGACGACCGTCCGACTCTACTTCCCCCTGGAAAAGTGATTGGTGCATCCTGCCCGGATCCCGAGACCTCCAAAATATTCAATTATTTTAATATCTTAGCTTGAAACCGTGCCAGCGTTTCGGCGCTGCTCTCATATTCATCATTTATTTCAAATTATCTTGAAACTATCGAAAGATCGCGGTATTCAGGAGGGCGGCGGGAGGTGTCGCCCATGAGTGAGCAAGTTCGCGATTCCCAGCTTCACGGCAGACAGGTCAACGAGATGTTTGCCAGCATCGCGCCGCGTTACGACCTGACCAATTCGGTCCTTTCCCTTGGCATTCATCACTGGTGGCGCAGGCGCTTGATTCGCCTGGCGGGTATCGCGCCCGGCCAGCATGTGCTCGATTGCGCAACCGGTACCGGGGATGTGGCCATCGCGCTGAAGAAACGCGTGGGCGATTCCGGTGAGGTGCTTGCCACGGATTTCTGCGCGCAGATGCTCGAACATGCGCCGGCCAAGGCACGTGCGAAGGGACTCGACATCAATTTCGCGCAAGCTGACGCGATGGACCTGCCCTATGAGAGCGACCGCTTCGACTGCGCGACCATTTCATTCGGCATCCGCAACGTCAGCGACCCGCAGAAGTGCCTGCAGGAAATGGCGCGGGTGGTGCGTCCGGGTGGAAAAGTCGCCGTTCTGGAATTCGGCCAGCCCGGCGGTATTCTCTTCGGTCCGCTCTACCGCTTTTACAGTGAGCGCGTCCTGCCACGCATCGGTGGGATCATCACCGGCAATCACGCCGCGTATTCCTATCTCAACCGCACGTCGGCAAACTTTCCCTGTAGCGATGCCTTCCTGAATCTGATGGACGAATCCGATTCCTTTGGCGAGCGCACGGCAACGCCGCTCAGCTTCGGCATCGCCTGGGCCTACGTGGGGAGCGTGAAGTAGCCATGCCGCCGGGTTTGGTGCACCCCGAGCTTGCGGGCGACTTCGCCCGGCAGAGCGTGCAGTTCGCGGCAGAGCGTGCCGCACTGCTTAGGCGCCCGGTGCTCGCAGTGCTCCCCATGGCAACGCCCTACATCGAACCGGTGGAGTGGCTGCGACTGGAGCTGGGGAGCGGAGAGCTCGGGTGTTACTTGGGCTCGCAGGAAGAGGAACTCGCCTGCGCCGGCGCGACGCAGGTCCTCGAAGTCGGAGGCGATGCCTGCTTCGCCGATGCGCGCGCGCAGCTTCGCACGCTCTTCTCCGATGCGGTCTTTGCGCTTCCATTCCTGAAACGTGTCGCCCGCGCCTTCTGCACCTTCGCATTCTCGAAACAAACATCGGGCGACCCCTGGGCGGGAATGCCGCAAAACCTCTGCGTCGTTCCCGGTCGGATGCTGCTGCGCCGCCGCGGAACGGTCTGGGGGGCGCAGCTCGTGCGGGTCGCGCCGGATGGCAGCCTGCTCGAGAGCGACGGGCCGGTAGCGAGTCTCTCTAAGGACGAAAGGCCTGAGTGGACTCACGAGACCTGGCTCGAGCAAAGCGC from Chrysiogenia bacterium includes the following:
- a CDS encoding chorismate-binding protein, with the protein product MPPGLVHPELAGDFARQSVQFAAERAALLRRPVLAVLPMATPYIEPVEWLRLELGSGELGCYLGSQEEELACAGATQVLEVGGDACFADARAQLRTLFSDAVFALPFLKRVARAFCTFAFSKQTSGDPWAGMPQNLCVVPGRMLLRRRGTVWGAQLVRVAPDGSLLESDGPVASLSKDERPEWTHETWLEQSAQAIARIRAGELEKVVLVRREAREIEDLGGDDARGLGLIEELRARHPRCTVYWVGLPGGQSFIGATPEQLVRVSGRRVSTMALA
- the ubiE gene encoding bifunctional demethylmenaquinone methyltransferase/2-methoxy-6-polyprenyl-1,4-benzoquinol methylase UbiE, yielding MSEQVRDSQLHGRQVNEMFASIAPRYDLTNSVLSLGIHHWWRRRLIRLAGIAPGQHVLDCATGTGDVAIALKKRVGDSGEVLATDFCAQMLEHAPAKARAKGLDINFAQADAMDLPYESDRFDCATISFGIRNVSDPQKCLQEMARVVRPGGKVAVLEFGQPGGILFGPLYRFYSERVLPRIGGIITGNHAAYSYLNRTSANFPCSDAFLNLMDESDSFGERTATPLSFGIAWAYVGSVK